The genome window ATAATTCTAACTTCTCCGGCCCACAAGGCCACAATCCAAGCCGAAGAACCCTAGGCGGTGGCGGCGCATCCTGCATACCCCACCGTAGTGGCAGCGAGCCAGCGACCTCGAGTAGCAGCAGAGGCTCCGCAGGGGCGAAAAGGTGTGAAGCTTCCTTCGGAGATCCCAGTAGCAGAAGCAACGCAGGCATCGGCTTGCGACAGGAGAGGACGGAGATGACGCAGAAGCAGACCCTGTTCAAGGGGCAGAGCAAGAAGAAGACTATCCCTCCCAACCGCCACGGCAAGGCGCCTCATGTTCGTAAAGGTAAGCGTGGGGGAATCGACTGCGGCGCCCGGCGTCCTAGATTGAGCTTTCTTTGTGTGCTTCTCTTCTGTGGTGATTTGCTTTGTGGTTTGCTTGAATGATCGGTTTGCCACTCCCACTCGGCGTTGCAGGAAAGAGAGCCGTCAAGCCCACCAAGTTCACAAAGGACATGGACGCCGAGAAGGTATCCTAGAGTGTAGTTAAGCGTAGAATTAGCAAACGCCTGTGTCTATCAGCACTTCTTCCTTTGCGATATAAGATTAAGATTATTCGAGGTATTTGCTCTGGTTCAGTGAAACTGGGTGTTTGGATGATTCGGTTTAATTGTGTGTGTTTTAGCTACCCTAGCTGTTGAATGGGACTAGGAAGGTTGTCAGCTCAATTCTGGTTGCCACGACCCTGTTTCCTATCAATTAGCATATTTTGTCGTTGATTCTTTAAGATTGTACCAATTTTGAATCGTCCTTTAAGAGAATATAAGAGGGTACTAAATTTCAAACGTACAGGGCATAGGCTGCTCAATTTTTAAGAGGGTACTAAATTTCAATCATACAGAGCATAGACTGCTCAATCTTATTAAAAGTTAGAACTAGAATAATGTTTATGTTTGTGATAGCTTTATAAGTCAATCTAGTTCTGATTTGGTCCCTTGTTTCATTTACTATGACTTGCAATGGTATTTTGATTATGTCATAATACACATTCTCTTTAGTAATTTCTTTAGTATCAGTTTTCTGTTCTTTCCAACAAAATTGTGCATCTATTGCTAACTTCTATCATGATTAGAGCATCTCCAGGAGTTTTGTTAAACAACTTCCTATTTTTAGTTTTTAGTAAAAAGGGGAAAAGGTGCTCTCCAACAGTTTTGTAGATGAGCTCCTTAAAAATTAAAAAGTTGTCAAATATCCTCTCCAACTTGTAAGTTTGTGCAGTCAAGAGGAACTATGTATCGGCTCCCCATCCAGCGTTTTTCTCAGGAGACCGGAATAAATTGGATGCATGAGTAAATTTTGAAAATAAAGGCTTCCAGATGAGGAAGCGGTAAGAGTCAAAGAAACTATTAAAAATGATTGGTTGGTTAGAAATAGTTTGAGGTTTCCCAATGCAAAATTGTTTAGTAGGCTATTATAGCAGACTAGAGAACAATAAACTTTAAGGTTGCTTTTTTTTGTTAACTTGCTAGATCTGTAAGTTTAGCAAGTAAAGTATTAACTATATCaaactcttggagatgctctcacAACTTGAAAGTTGGAACAAACATTTTTGTCAATTGTAACCACATCTGTCAGTTTCTTGTGAACTAGTCCCACTGCTGTGAAATATAGGTTACATAGGATCCATGTGGCCAAGCCTTCAAGATCTGATATTTTCTTCAAGATCTGATATTTTCCAGATTTTAGTCATATGACTCATATCATATGCCAGTACAATAGCTAAATCGGGGCAATTTCCTGTATACCATCAGAAAATATACTCATTCCTTGTGTGCCACTGACTCCACATGTTATACACACAAAAAATTCCCTATATGCCATTCAGTGACACACAAGGAATGAGTATAAAATCCAATGGTATATAGGGAATTTTTCCTAAATCATATTATCCTGTAATAGTGGAATGACCATTGCCATTGATCTAGTCTTGCAGAAAATGCTTCATACGTTTTGCAGATGCCAAGTTTTGTCAGTCAGATATGATTTAGTGTTATTTGCATTCTGGCTGTGATAAGTAGCACATGCATTTTTTGGAAACTGCAGCTTGAACCAAAAGTAATTTAACTAAGAATTTATATTCATATCTGTATTCCAAATTCCTGTGGATTTTAATAGTATTAATGAGTTCCCCAGCCATGGTTATTAAAACGGTAAAACGTTAAAACGTTATGAACCAACTTTTCaaagtttaaacgtttaaacgaacgttgaaacgtcttttcagacttgacatagaatttcaaatatagattaagttcatacataagttgagttcacaaaccaaatagcattagcataaaaagaaacagatcaagttcaacaacacaagttcaaacacacaaCACAAGTTACAACTTTCATGCATGATTAGTAACCATCATCGAACTCATCAATATTAAGACCATGAGCATCCACGCCTTGATCATCACCATCGTTTCCACTATTGTTTCCTTCAATTTCATCTTCCACATCAAGATCATCAAGAATATATTCCTCATCATCGTCATCTTCATTTGCTAAATTAGTCTCCTCTTCCTCAAGGTCTTCATTCCTTCTCACACACCCACCAGCGGCTCGCCTAGGAAAATTACGACCTCTGAGATGTGCAGATGCACCAATAGCTTCATCAACTTGGTCCCACGATAAATTGAAATCATCTCCAAGAGCATTGCTAACATGAGAAGAATTAGCTAATGGATCAACCCATTCATTGTCCCAATCAAAGTCTTCTAAAATCAAAGGATCAAAGTTTTTTCCTTCCTCACGTATTTTTTGAAACCTATCAGCCATCTTTCTGTTGTATGAAACATATACCAAGTCATTCAACCTTTTGTGCTCCAACCTATTCCTCTTTTTGGTATGCATCTACAAGTGCAAATAAATGATTTAACCAATGAAGAACTAAGGATAAAAGTAGTGGCGAATCGAAATTGAATAATTTGACTAGCTCACTTACAAATTCAAATGTACTCCAATTCCGCTCACAACCGGATGATGAAGCACAAAGACTAACAATCCGTCTTGCAAACTTATATAATTCAATAGTACGACCACCATATGCAAGCCACCAATCAACTAAAATTGCAAGAACAAAGATTATATGTTACATGCTGAAAATGGATGGAAGGCTATCAAGTATCAATTTTAGAATACTTACGTGGATTCCTTGTTTGTGCATTTTTTATAGCCATTGGATTTGCAAATGCCTCTCTTTGGTTCTCATAAAGAACAGCTTGAGCATCAATCTTCTCTCTAAGATCCTCATCTACCACCATTTTGACAAGCACGTCATTAAAGCAACCCCTTAGCTCTCCAACATAGCCTTCATCAACACCTGCTTTGATATTGTAGAATTTTCCAGGGTTCAAATATAGTGCTGCTCCATATAATGGGGTATCCATTTGGTTCGCCCAACGTCGATCCACAATGCTCATAATACGTTTCATGTTAAGGCCCATAAGGCCCATAAGGCCTATATGCCTATATATATGCTACAGTACCCGTGGGGGTGATTATCTCGGCTAATCAAGGTTAGTAACATGGTATCAGAggaggttagggttagggtttacgtCTAAACCCGACCCTGATCCAAAATTTTGGCGCCGTCGCGCCGTCGTTGTGCTGCCATCGCGGCCAGCTCTCCGGCCTGCCGTCGCGGCCATCCCTTCCCTTCTCTGCCGCCGTCGCGCGGTTTTCCCGCCGCCAGGGAATCTCGCTGGCCTGCGCCTGC of Zea mays cultivar B73 chromosome 8, Zm-B73-REFERENCE-NAM-5.0, whole genome shotgun sequence contains these proteins:
- the LOC100192947 gene encoding uncharacterized protein LOC100192947; this encodes MTQKQTLFKGQSKKKTIPPNRHGKAPHVRKGKRAVKPTKFTKDMDAEKELTKFINQCNEIKAANLASKEGGDLNIVKADGEESKSKK